From the Nocardiopsis changdeensis genome, one window contains:
- a CDS encoding FG-GAP repeat domain-containing protein, whose product MRPMFRLMRIAVAIVLVGTLAVLTQRPTPTGADAAELAAGFSFTRLALNGEPPDAAGYREVAPALEHFGGWISAVGAAVALTDLRGSGRPADACLVDPRDDGVTLRSVPGSGTPDYAPVELVPDGLPYDRTMAPMGCVPADLDADGDTDLLVYYWGRSPVMFLNTSGPGDGTAPTAAGFAAHELVEPMQVWNTTTVNVADIDGSGHPDLLIGNYFPDGARVLDPEADDETRMQMQDGMGLANNAGRNRLLLTEPSGAPDTPPLVTDAGTALPEPAVTGWTLATGAQDLTGDGLPELYIANDFGNDHLLVNRSTPGSVSLEIVRGERDMVTPKSGVLGNDSYKGMGVAFTYDAGADLPTIVVSNITTPYALHESNFAFVPDGEGADLLEGRVPYRQESESLGLSRGGWSWDVKAGDFDNDGTDELMQATGFLKGDTDRWPQLQELAMGNDELLRHPWAWPVFTEGDDLSGHEHNPFWVRDPDGRYTDLAAPLGLDTTEVSRAIALGDIDGDGLLDAVVANQWEDSTVLVNEAPDAPPGAVLRPLVPAVAAEGEDGWRPAVGASVTVREGGSPHQTRQLFPANGHTGVSAGELHLALPETGTLPVTVTWRSTDGTVHSADLDLSPGARTLHLHDDGTVK is encoded by the coding sequence ATGCGGCCGATGTTCCGCCTGATGAGGATCGCCGTCGCGATCGTCCTCGTCGGCACCCTCGCCGTCCTCACCCAGCGCCCGACCCCCACCGGGGCCGACGCCGCCGAACTCGCCGCGGGCTTCTCCTTCACCCGTCTGGCCCTCAACGGGGAGCCGCCCGACGCGGCCGGGTACCGCGAGGTGGCCCCCGCACTGGAGCACTTCGGCGGGTGGATCTCGGCGGTCGGCGCCGCGGTCGCGCTGACCGACCTGCGCGGCAGCGGCCGGCCGGCCGACGCCTGCCTGGTCGACCCGCGTGACGACGGCGTCACCCTCCGGTCCGTCCCCGGGTCGGGCACCCCCGACTACGCGCCGGTCGAACTCGTGCCGGACGGGCTCCCCTACGACCGGACCATGGCGCCCATGGGGTGCGTCCCGGCCGACCTGGACGCCGACGGCGACACCGACCTCCTCGTCTACTACTGGGGCCGGTCCCCGGTGATGTTCCTCAACACCTCGGGGCCCGGGGACGGCACGGCGCCCACCGCCGCCGGGTTCGCCGCCCACGAGCTCGTCGAGCCCATGCAGGTCTGGAACACGACCACCGTCAACGTGGCCGACATCGACGGCTCCGGGCACCCGGACCTCCTGATCGGCAACTACTTCCCCGACGGCGCGCGGGTGCTGGACCCGGAGGCCGACGACGAGACCCGCATGCAGATGCAGGACGGGATGGGCCTGGCGAACAACGCCGGCCGCAACCGGCTCCTGCTCACCGAGCCCTCCGGCGCACCGGACACGCCGCCTCTGGTCACCGACGCCGGGACGGCCCTGCCCGAACCCGCGGTCACGGGATGGACCCTGGCCACCGGTGCGCAGGACCTCACCGGCGACGGCCTGCCCGAGCTCTACATCGCCAACGACTTCGGCAACGACCACCTCCTGGTCAACCGCTCCACCCCCGGATCCGTCTCGCTGGAGATCGTCCGGGGCGAACGGGACATGGTCACCCCCAAGTCCGGGGTCCTGGGCAACGACTCCTACAAGGGCATGGGCGTCGCCTTCACCTACGACGCCGGGGCCGACCTGCCCACCATCGTGGTCAGCAACATCACCACCCCCTACGCCCTGCACGAGAGCAACTTCGCGTTCGTCCCCGACGGGGAGGGCGCGGACCTGCTGGAGGGACGCGTCCCCTACCGCCAGGAGAGCGAGTCCCTGGGACTGTCCCGCGGCGGCTGGTCCTGGGACGTCAAGGCCGGGGACTTCGACAACGACGGAACCGACGAGCTGATGCAGGCCACCGGCTTCCTCAAGGGGGACACCGACCGCTGGCCCCAGCTCCAGGAACTGGCCATGGGCAACGACGAGCTGTTGCGCCACCCCTGGGCGTGGCCGGTCTTCACCGAGGGGGACGACCTCTCCGGGCACGAGCACAACCCCTTCTGGGTCCGGGACCCCGACGGCCGCTACACCGACCTGGCCGCGCCCCTGGGGCTGGACACCACCGAGGTCTCCCGCGCCATCGCCCTGGGCGACATCGACGGGGACGGCCTGCTCGACGCCGTGGTCGCCAACCAGTGGGAGGACTCCACCGTGCTGGTCAACGAAGCGCCCGACGCGCCCCCGGGCGCCGTGCTGCGCCCCCTCGTCCCGGCCGTCGCGGCCGAGGGGGAGGACGGATGGCGCCCGGCCGTCGGGGCCTCGGTGACCGTCCGGGAGGGCGGCTCCCCGCACCAGACCCGGCAGCTCTTCCCCGCGAACGGCCACACCGGTGTCTCCGCCGGCGAACTCCACCTGGCCCTGCCCGAGACCGGGACCCTCCCGGTCACCGTCACCTGGCGCTCCACCGACGGGACGGTCCACTCCGCCGATCTGGACCTGTCGCCGGGTGCACGCACCCTCCACCTCCACGACGACGGAACGGTGAAATGA
- a CDS encoding enediyne biosynthesis protein UnbU, whose translation MTTTSPQAPPADAPVPDRTPPEPAPPRADTRVMALRMFATSITVFTVLGHLLLGFEQAPVIPVVALLTGYAVDLLMETLGARAEGRAPGYAGGAGALVTYLLPTHIAGLACAMLLWGNESPWPYMFAVTVAVAGKHLIRIPVGGRLRHVLNPSNFGIAVTLVLFPWVGIAPPYHFTNNTSGTLDWLLPLGVLMAGTMLNVRLTGRWPLILGWVGGFAAQAVVRWLVLDHALVAALLPMTGLAFILFTNYMITDPGTTPSRPRNQVVFGVSVAAVYGLLVTWHIVFGLFFALVIVCALRGALLLLEPLRTRRANPVPTPGERKGERP comes from the coding sequence ATGACGACGACCAGCCCCCAGGCGCCCCCCGCCGACGCACCGGTCCCGGACCGGACACCGCCCGAACCCGCACCGCCCCGGGCCGACACCAGGGTCATGGCCCTGCGCATGTTCGCGACCAGCATCACCGTGTTCACCGTCCTGGGGCACCTGCTGCTCGGCTTCGAGCAGGCCCCGGTGATCCCGGTTGTCGCCCTCCTGACCGGCTACGCGGTGGACCTGCTCATGGAGACCCTGGGCGCGCGGGCCGAGGGGCGCGCCCCCGGCTACGCCGGCGGTGCCGGGGCCCTGGTCACCTACCTGCTGCCGACCCACATCGCCGGGCTCGCCTGCGCGATGCTGCTGTGGGGCAACGAGTCCCCCTGGCCCTACATGTTCGCCGTCACCGTGGCCGTCGCGGGCAAGCACCTCATCAGGATCCCGGTCGGCGGCCGCCTCCGGCACGTGCTCAACCCGTCGAACTTCGGGATCGCCGTCACCCTGGTGCTCTTCCCCTGGGTGGGCATCGCCCCGCCCTACCACTTCACCAACAACACCTCCGGGACGCTGGACTGGCTGCTGCCGCTCGGCGTGCTCATGGCCGGGACCATGCTCAACGTCCGGCTGACCGGGAGGTGGCCGCTCATCCTCGGCTGGGTCGGGGGGTTCGCCGCCCAGGCGGTGGTCCGGTGGCTGGTGCTGGACCACGCCCTGGTCGCGGCCCTGCTGCCGATGACCGGCCTGGCGTTCATCCTGTTCACCAACTACATGATCACCGACCCCGGGACGACCCCCTCGCGTCCGCGGAACCAGGTGGTCTTCGGGGTCTCCGTGGCCGCCGTCTACGGCCTGCTGGTCACCTGGCACATCGTCTTCGGCCTGTTCTTCGCCCTCGTGATCGTCTGCGCGCTGCGCGGAGCGCTCCTCCTGCTGGAGCCGCTCCGGACCCGGCGCGCGAACCCCGTCCCCACCCCCGGCGAGCGGAAGGGAGAGCGCCCGTGA
- a CDS encoding LysR family transcriptional regulator, which produces MDLELRHLRTICLLADTGSVTKAAAALSTSQPALTTQLQRIEREVGGALFHRGRSGVRPTELGEFVLVRARAVLLSMDDLLHDITARGASPTTLRVGGVGPLAIDLAARLPEIFPNVPAHVRTEYSPKLVTDLVRAGRLDLGTTIDYVDRDLSTDGPLSWAMLAVEPLHVALWADHPLADKPTVALSDLADCPWALTPPDGTGWPECFYLACQRAGFTPQVPYRLYERSEIRDLVARRRAIAPCQSDFDTGEDVVVRRLEGEPIQLRHLLVWRRDGAVSGSSDDIARLAREILGRARPAQD; this is translated from the coding sequence ATGGATCTCGAACTCCGCCATCTGCGCACCATCTGCCTCCTGGCCGACACCGGAAGCGTCACCAAGGCGGCCGCCGCGCTCTCCACCTCCCAGCCCGCGCTGACCACCCAGCTCCAGCGGATCGAGCGCGAGGTGGGCGGCGCGCTGTTCCACCGGGGCCGCTCGGGGGTGCGCCCGACGGAGCTGGGCGAGTTCGTGCTGGTGCGCGCCCGCGCGGTCCTGCTGTCCATGGACGATCTGCTGCACGACATCACCGCGCGGGGGGCCTCGCCCACCACGCTGCGCGTGGGCGGGGTGGGGCCGCTGGCGATCGACCTGGCGGCGCGGCTGCCGGAGATCTTCCCGAACGTGCCCGCCCACGTGCGCACCGAGTACTCCCCCAAGCTGGTCACCGACCTGGTCCGGGCCGGGCGCCTGGACCTGGGCACCACCATCGACTACGTGGACCGGGACCTGTCCACGGACGGCCCGCTGTCGTGGGCGATGCTCGCGGTGGAACCGCTGCACGTGGCCCTGTGGGCCGACCACCCGCTGGCGGACAAGCCGACGGTGGCCCTGAGCGACCTGGCGGACTGCCCCTGGGCGCTGACCCCGCCGGACGGCACCGGCTGGCCGGAGTGCTTCTACCTGGCCTGCCAGCGCGCCGGGTTCACCCCGCAGGTGCCCTACCGGCTCTACGAGCGCTCGGAGATCCGCGACCTGGTCGCCCGGCGCCGGGCGATCGCCCCCTGCCAGTCGGACTTCGACACCGGGGAGGACGTGGTGGTCCGCCGACTGGAGGGCGAGCCCATACAGCTGCGCCACCTGCTGGTCTGGCGGCGCGACGGCGCGGTCAGCGGCTCCTCCGACGACATCGCGCGGCTGGCCCGCGAGATCCTGGGCCGGGCGCGCCCGGCCCAGGACTGA
- a CDS encoding acyl-CoA dehydrogenase family protein: MAVERMLPTPEAEQLLELTRELVDKELAPRAARDEEEGAFPRDLFRTLGAAGLLGLPYDEEYGGSGQPYEVYLQVVEELARGWLAVGLGVSVHTLSCYPLASFGSDAQKAEHLPAMLGGDRLGAYCLSETASGSDAAAMTTRAERDGDGYLVNGAKAWITHGGEADHYTLFARTGAPDSGARGISCLHVPAGVPGLSAAAPERKMGMRSSTTSGVLFDGVRVGADALIGEEGKGFGIALSALDSGRLGIAACAVGVAQAALDAALAYSRERRQFGSAIGDFQGVGFMLADMATQVAASRELYLAAARRRDAGLAFSEQAAMAKLMATDTAMRVTTDAVQVFGGYGYTRDFPVERYMREAKVLQIVEGTNQIQRLVISRHLARRA; encoded by the coding sequence ATGGCGGTCGAACGCATGCTGCCCACGCCCGAGGCGGAACAGCTCCTGGAGCTGACCCGGGAACTCGTGGACAAGGAGCTCGCCCCGCGCGCCGCCCGGGACGAGGAGGAGGGCGCCTTCCCCCGCGACCTGTTCCGCACCCTGGGGGCGGCCGGACTGCTCGGCCTGCCCTACGACGAGGAGTACGGCGGCTCGGGCCAGCCCTACGAGGTCTACCTCCAGGTCGTGGAGGAGCTGGCCCGCGGCTGGCTCGCCGTCGGCCTGGGCGTCAGCGTCCACACCCTGTCCTGCTACCCCCTGGCGTCCTTCGGATCCGACGCCCAGAAGGCCGAGCACCTGCCCGCCATGCTCGGCGGCGACCGGCTGGGCGCCTACTGCCTGTCGGAGACCGCCTCCGGCTCCGACGCCGCGGCCATGACCACCCGCGCCGAACGCGACGGTGACGGCTACCTGGTCAACGGCGCCAAGGCGTGGATCACCCACGGCGGCGAGGCCGACCACTACACCCTGTTCGCCCGCACCGGCGCCCCCGACTCCGGGGCCCGTGGCATCAGCTGCCTGCACGTCCCGGCCGGCGTCCCGGGCCTGTCGGCGGCCGCGCCCGAACGCAAGATGGGCATGCGCTCCTCCACCACCTCCGGGGTCCTCTTCGACGGCGTCCGCGTCGGTGCCGACGCCCTCATCGGGGAGGAGGGCAAGGGGTTCGGCATCGCCCTGTCGGCCCTGGACTCCGGCCGCCTGGGCATCGCCGCCTGCGCGGTAGGCGTCGCCCAGGCCGCCCTCGACGCCGCCCTGGCCTACTCCCGGGAGCGCCGCCAGTTCGGCTCCGCCATCGGCGACTTCCAGGGGGTCGGCTTCATGCTCGCCGACATGGCCACCCAGGTCGCCGCCTCCCGCGAGCTGTACCTGGCCGCCGCCCGCCGCCGCGACGCCGGCCTGGCCTTCTCCGAGCAGGCCGCCATGGCCAAGCTCATGGCCACCGACACCGCCATGAGGGTCACCACCGACGCCGTCCAGGTCTTCGGCGGCTACGGCTACACCCGCGACTTCCCGGTCGAGCGCTACATGCGCGAGGCCAAGGTCCTCCAGATCGTCGAGGGCACCAACCAGATCCAGCGCCTGGTGATCAGCCGCCATCTCGCCCGCCGCGCCTGA
- a CDS encoding 4'-phosphopantetheinyl transferase family protein, with the protein MTLPPLAPEVWWAHTSSAADRLSDLLDERERARGDRFLHRADRDRHLLARAMSRLALAERAGCDPREVAFELRCRSCDEKERAGAERDAEPHGKPHPTGPAGGWEISVSHSGEWVVLVVSEGVPVGVDVERVSASRDLGGLAAYTLSDTEREAWEGLSEAERTGAFFGYWARKEALLKATGLGLAGGLRRVTVSPPHTGARLLEWTGGGDPEAAWLTDLDRGEEYRAALAVLTDRPVEPVLHPPSAVRDLLRR; encoded by the coding sequence ATGACTCTCCCTCCTCTGGCGCCCGAGGTCTGGTGGGCGCACACGTCCTCGGCCGCGGACCGGCTCTCGGACCTGTTGGACGAGCGTGAACGGGCCCGGGGCGACCGGTTCCTGCACCGGGCCGACCGGGACCGGCACCTGCTGGCCCGGGCGATGTCCCGGCTGGCGCTGGCGGAGCGGGCGGGCTGCGACCCGCGGGAGGTCGCCTTCGAGCTGCGCTGCCGCTCCTGTGACGAGAAGGAGCGCGCCGGGGCGGAGCGGGACGCCGAGCCGCACGGCAAGCCGCACCCGACCGGCCCGGCCGGCGGGTGGGAGATCTCGGTGAGCCACTCGGGCGAGTGGGTGGTGCTGGTGGTCTCCGAGGGCGTCCCGGTGGGCGTGGACGTGGAGCGGGTGTCGGCCTCGCGCGACCTGGGCGGGCTGGCGGCCTACACGCTGTCCGACACCGAGCGCGAGGCGTGGGAGGGGCTGTCGGAGGCCGAGCGCACGGGGGCGTTCTTCGGCTACTGGGCGCGCAAGGAGGCGCTGCTCAAGGCCACCGGCCTGGGGCTGGCCGGGGGCCTGCGCCGGGTGACGGTGAGCCCTCCGCACACCGGCGCGCGGCTGCTGGAGTGGACGGGGGGCGGCGACCCGGAGGCGGCGTGGCTGACCGACCTGGACCGGGGAGAGGAGTACCGGGCGGCGCTGGCGGTGCTCACCGACCGCCCGGTGGAGCCGGTGCTGCACCCCCCGTCGGCCGTCCGGGACCTGCTGCGCCGTTGA
- a CDS encoding DeoR/GlpR family DNA-binding transcription regulator: MVEENRPAFAAERRERILELVRANGTMSLRDIAVKVHASEVTVRRDVRALETEGLVDRRRGGVALPGRIGHEQSYTGRSGQAAAEKAAIAASAARLVRPGDAVTIGPGTTTEALARELASRSDITVVTNSLRVAEALAGSTGVEVVVTGGTLYGPARALVGAAAEQSLKGLRVTRAFLSGNGVSAERGLSTPNPAVAGVDTALADCAEETVVLADHTKIGADTMVATVPPEEIAHLVTDSSSDPEVLMTLEETGALVHVAVVARERGQ, from the coding sequence ATGGTCGAGGAGAACCGTCCGGCGTTCGCCGCCGAACGCCGGGAGCGCATTCTCGAACTCGTGCGCGCCAACGGCACGATGTCCCTGCGCGACATCGCCGTCAAGGTGCACGCCTCCGAGGTCACCGTCCGCCGCGACGTGCGCGCCCTGGAGACCGAGGGGCTGGTCGACCGCCGCCGCGGGGGAGTGGCCCTGCCCGGGCGCATCGGCCACGAGCAGAGCTACACCGGCCGCAGCGGCCAGGCCGCCGCGGAGAAGGCCGCCATCGCCGCCTCCGCCGCCCGGCTGGTCCGCCCGGGCGACGCCGTCACCATCGGCCCCGGCACCACCACCGAGGCCCTGGCCCGGGAGCTGGCCTCCCGCTCGGACATCACCGTCGTCACCAACTCGCTGCGGGTCGCCGAGGCCCTGGCCGGCTCGACCGGCGTCGAGGTCGTGGTCACCGGCGGCACCCTCTACGGGCCCGCCCGGGCCCTGGTCGGCGCCGCCGCCGAACAGAGCCTCAAGGGGCTGCGCGTCACCCGCGCCTTCCTGTCGGGCAACGGGGTGAGCGCCGAGCGCGGACTGAGCACCCCCAACCCCGCCGTCGCGGGCGTGGACACGGCCCTGGCCGACTGCGCCGAGGAGACCGTGGTCCTGGCCGACCACACCAAGATCGGGGCCGACACCATGGTCGCCACCGTCCCGCCCGAGGAGATCGCCCACCTGGTCACGGACAGTAGCTCCGACCCCGAGGTCCTGATGACCCTGGAGGAGACCGGGGCCCTGGTCCACGTCGCCGTCGTGGCACGTGAACGGGGGCAGTGA
- a CDS encoding polyprenol monophosphomannose synthase translates to MPSSATPPEHPPSAPVRVTPEPVALPEPWSRAALTVVVPTYEEAENLPVLVRQLMSLDLPGLRAVVVDDNSPDGTGEIADKLALEFPGRVSVVHRTAKDGLGRAYVAGMTRALEDGAEYVAQMDADLSHPVGYLPQLLGTLLATNAGVVIGSRYVPGGSLSEQWGLRRRLLSGWANAYVKTVLAIPVRDVTAGFKVWRASALEVLDLPGIESTGYAFQVEMHYRAFRRGQKIVEIPIHFEERAVGESKLDGAVALEAALRPLRLRRAENSRR, encoded by the coding sequence ATGCCCTCCTCAGCGACGCCCCCGGAGCACCCCCCGTCCGCGCCGGTGCGCGTCACCCCCGAGCCGGTCGCCCTGCCCGAGCCCTGGTCCCGGGCCGCGCTGACGGTGGTCGTGCCCACCTACGAGGAGGCGGAGAACCTGCCGGTGCTGGTCCGGCAGCTCATGTCCCTCGACCTGCCCGGGCTCCGGGCCGTGGTCGTGGACGACAACTCGCCCGACGGCACCGGGGAGATCGCCGACAAGCTCGCCCTGGAGTTCCCCGGCCGGGTCTCGGTGGTGCACCGCACGGCCAAGGACGGGCTGGGCCGCGCCTACGTGGCCGGGATGACCCGGGCCCTGGAGGACGGCGCCGAGTACGTCGCGCAGATGGACGCCGACCTCAGCCACCCCGTCGGCTACCTCCCCCAGCTGCTGGGCACCCTGCTGGCGACCAACGCCGGGGTCGTCATCGGCAGCCGCTACGTGCCCGGCGGCAGCCTGTCCGAGCAGTGGGGTCTGCGCCGCCGCCTGCTCAGCGGGTGGGCCAACGCCTACGTCAAGACGGTGCTGGCCATCCCGGTCCGCGACGTCACCGCGGGCTTCAAGGTGTGGCGGGCCTCCGCCCTGGAGGTGCTCGACCTGCCGGGCATCGAGAGCACCGGCTACGCCTTCCAGGTGGAGATGCACTACCGGGCCTTCCGCCGGGGGCAGAAGATCGTCGAGATCCCCATCCACTTCGAGGAGAGGGCCGTGGGCGAGAGCAAGCTGGACGGCGCCGTCGCCCTGGAGGCGGCCCTGCGCCCGCTGCGGCTGCGCCGCGCCGAGAACTCGCGCCGCTGA
- a CDS encoding DHA2 family efflux MFS transporter permease subunit, giving the protein MGGSTARPVAAGGVAWGSPEARWMLTATVLGSGMAFLDSTVVTVALPAIEGDLRTGLSGLQWIVNGYMVTLSALILLSGSLSDRFGRVRLFVWGVAVFAVASALCTFAPTLEWLVAGRIVQGVGGALLTPGSLAILQAGFREQDRARAIGAWSGLTGVASAIGPFVGGWLVQIGDWRLIFLINLPLAAVVLAIAWFKVPESRDPEAARRLDYPGALLGVVALGGTTYALIQWGAAGATPAVWTGAAVGVLALALFLVVESRVADPMLPLGMFASRGFSATNAATVLVYGALGPLFFLLVIYLQEVAGYPPIAAGAASLPITVLMLALSARSGKLAARIGPRPQLVAGPLLVAAGLWLLSRIGTDAAYLTEVLPGVLLVALGLSTTVAPLTATVLASVPERHAGLASGVNNTFARGAQLIGVAAVPALAGIAAGGEAGGAADAGSLASGFGTAMLILAGLCAAAALCALLLPRGRTPAASGAAAGGPPAEEAAAVPPGAGERPLRFCGVAGPPLRSCPGSAAGRPQDGPPPGRSG; this is encoded by the coding sequence ATGGGCGGTTCGACGGCGAGGCCGGTCGCGGCGGGGGGTGTGGCCTGGGGTTCGCCCGAGGCCCGGTGGATGCTCACCGCCACGGTGCTCGGCTCGGGGATGGCGTTCCTGGACTCGACGGTCGTGACGGTGGCGCTGCCCGCCATCGAGGGCGACCTGCGGACCGGGCTGTCCGGGCTCCAGTGGATCGTCAACGGGTACATGGTGACGCTGTCCGCGCTCATCCTGCTCAGCGGGTCGCTGTCGGACCGGTTCGGCCGGGTGCGGCTGTTCGTCTGGGGTGTGGCGGTGTTCGCGGTGGCGTCGGCCCTGTGCACGTTCGCCCCGACGCTGGAGTGGCTGGTGGCGGGCCGGATCGTGCAGGGGGTGGGCGGCGCGCTGCTGACCCCGGGCAGCCTGGCCATCCTCCAGGCGGGGTTCCGGGAGCAGGACCGGGCCCGGGCGATCGGCGCCTGGTCGGGGCTGACCGGGGTGGCCTCCGCGATCGGCCCCTTCGTCGGCGGGTGGCTGGTGCAGATCGGCGACTGGCGGCTCATCTTCCTCATCAACCTGCCGCTGGCGGCGGTCGTGCTGGCCATCGCGTGGTTCAAGGTGCCCGAGTCGCGCGACCCCGAGGCGGCGCGGCGGCTCGACTACCCGGGGGCGCTGCTGGGTGTGGTGGCGCTGGGCGGCACCACCTACGCGCTCATCCAGTGGGGCGCGGCGGGCGCCACCCCGGCGGTGTGGACGGGTGCGGCCGTCGGCGTGCTCGCCCTGGCGCTGTTCCTGGTGGTGGAGTCGCGGGTCGCCGACCCGATGCTGCCGCTGGGGATGTTCGCCTCCCGGGGGTTCAGCGCGACCAACGCGGCGACCGTGCTCGTCTACGGTGCGCTGGGGCCGCTGTTCTTCCTGCTGGTGATCTACCTCCAGGAGGTCGCCGGCTACCCGCCGATCGCGGCCGGGGCCGCCTCGCTGCCCATCACCGTGCTGATGCTGGCGCTGTCGGCCCGGTCCGGGAAGCTGGCCGCGCGGATCGGCCCGCGCCCCCAGCTGGTCGCCGGTCCGCTGCTGGTGGCGGCCGGCCTGTGGCTGCTGTCGCGGATCGGCACCGACGCCGCCTACCTCACCGAAGTGCTGCCCGGGGTGCTGCTGGTCGCGCTGGGGCTGTCCACCACGGTGGCGCCGCTGACCGCGACCGTGCTGGCGTCGGTGCCGGAACGGCACGCGGGCCTGGCGTCGGGGGTGAACAACACGTTCGCGCGCGGCGCCCAGCTGATCGGCGTGGCCGCGGTCCCGGCCCTGGCGGGGATCGCCGCGGGCGGGGAGGCCGGGGGCGCCGCCGACGCCGGGTCCCTGGCCTCCGGGTTCGGGACCGCGATGCTCATCCTGGCCGGGCTGTGCGCGGCGGCCGCGCTGTGCGCGCTGCTGCTGCCGCGGGGGCGGACGCCCGCCGCCTCCGGGGCCGCCGCGGGCGGCCCGCCGGCCGAGGAGGCCGCCGCGGTGCCCCCGGGCGCCGGGGAGCGGCCGCTGCGGTTCTGCGGGGTGGCGGGGCCGCCGTTGCGCTCCTGCCCGGGGTCCGCCGCGGGGCGGCCCCAGGACGGTCCGCCTCCCGGACGGAGCGGCTGA